One window of the Thermodesulfomicrobium sp. WS genome contains the following:
- the rpmE gene encoding 50S ribosomal protein L31, translated as MKKDIHPRLYDTTVRCACGYEFQTKSVAGEQMHVEICAHCHPFFTGEQRFVDSAGRIDRFRKKYANIKK; from the coding sequence ATGAAAAAGGATATCCATCCCCGGCTGTACGACACCACGGTGCGCTGTGCCTGTGGCTATGAGTTCCAGACCAAGTCCGTGGCCGGCGAGCAGATGCACGTGGAAATTTGTGCCCATTGCCATCCGTTCTTTACGGGTGAGCAGCGTTTTGTGGACTCTGCGGGCCGTATTGATCGTTTTCGGAAGAAATACGCGAACATCAAGAAGTAG
- a CDS encoding redox-sensing transcriptional repressor Rex, translating to MQLKSDHIPRATIQRLAVYVQVLESLLQAGQDVISSEGLAQACGVNSSQIRKDLAYFGEFGVRGVGYRVADLLASIKKSLGIDRTWNVALVGVGNLGRALLRHGIFRRRGFILVGAFDCDPFKIGEEIAGLEVVCSRRLKEKVAELGIEIGIITTPPERAQRAANYLVEAGVKGIVNFAPARIEVPDTVAVEYVDFVHHLFSVAFSITLGEAKAQP from the coding sequence ATGCAGCTCAAAAGTGACCATATCCCTCGGGCAACCATCCAGCGCCTTGCCGTATATGTGCAGGTGTTGGAGTCGCTTTTGCAGGCGGGGCAGGACGTGATTTCCTCTGAAGGCTTGGCTCAGGCCTGTGGCGTCAACTCTTCGCAGATTCGCAAAGACTTGGCGTACTTTGGTGAATTCGGCGTGCGTGGGGTCGGTTACCGCGTGGCCGATCTTTTGGCGTCCATCAAGAAATCGCTGGGGATCGATCGCACCTGGAACGTGGCCCTCGTGGGGGTCGGCAACCTCGGTCGTGCCCTGTTGCGCCATGGTATTTTTCGGCGGCGGGGGTTTATCCTGGTGGGGGCCTTTGACTGCGATCCCTTCAAGATCGGTGAGGAAATCGCTGGCCTGGAGGTCGTTTGCTCCCGGCGTCTGAAAGAGAAGGTGGCGGAACTGGGCATTGAGATCGGCATCATCACGACGCCTCCGGAACGGGCCCAGCGGGCGGCCAATTATCTCGTGGAGGCTGGGGTCAAGGGCATAGTCAACTTCGCCCCAGCGCGTATCGAAGTCCCGGACACGGTGGCCGTGGAGTACGTGGACTTCGTGCATCACCTCTTTTCGGTTGCTTTTTCCATCACTCTCGGCGAGGCCAAAGCCCAACCTTAA
- the atpB gene encoding F0F1 ATP synthase subunit A — translation MAGGLHPIFLVEEAVKAIGLVDAHGHALIPTHVLYSWTFMAVLITLSVLATKNLSLVPRGLQNFFEFLIGSLENFVVANMGEDGRKVFPVLATLFIYILCSNVGGLVPGSDAPTANINTTASMAVFVFVYYQYWGFKLHGLHYIKHFTGPMIWMAPLMFPIEVIGHFARMLSLSLRLFGNIRGEDIVLALLFILAPVVSTVPMYFLFMLADVIQAFVFFMLSMLYLKGAFEEAH, via the coding sequence ATGGCTGGAGGATTGCATCCCATTTTTCTCGTGGAGGAGGCGGTCAAGGCCATCGGCTTGGTGGATGCCCATGGGCATGCCCTCATCCCGACCCACGTCCTGTACTCCTGGACGTTTATGGCCGTACTCATCACCCTGTCCGTTCTGGCGACCAAGAATCTTTCCTTGGTGCCGCGAGGATTGCAGAATTTCTTTGAGTTTCTCATCGGGTCCCTGGAGAACTTTGTGGTCGCCAATATGGGAGAAGACGGCCGAAAGGTGTTCCCTGTACTGGCAACCCTGTTCATCTACATTTTGTGCAGCAACGTCGGCGGTCTGGTCCCCGGAAGCGACGCCCCTACCGCCAATATCAACACCACGGCGTCTATGGCGGTGTTCGTATTCGTCTATTATCAGTATTGGGGATTCAAGCTGCACGGGCTGCATTACATCAAGCATTTTACTGGACCGATGATTTGGATGGCTCCGTTGATGTTTCCCATTGAGGTCATCGGACACTTTGCCCGTATGCTTTCGCTCTCGCTGCGTCTTTTTGGAAATATCCGTGGTGAGGATATCGTACTGGCTCTGCTCTTCATTTTGGCGCCGGTGGTCTCGACCGTGCCCATGTATTTCTTGTTTATGCTGGCTGACGTCATTCAGGCTTTCGTGTTCTTCATGCTGTCCATGCTCTATCTCAAGGGCGCATTTGAAGAAGCACACTAA
- a CDS encoding AtpZ/AtpI family protein — MFFGKKKNDFFELLGMASVMGIHLVSGIIVGLVMGYYLDKWLGTKPWLLVVFLIFGIIAGYRNMFREMQRIQRKEKDAARH; from the coding sequence ATGTTCTTTGGGAAAAAGAAGAACGACTTTTTCGAGCTGCTGGGCATGGCCTCGGTGATGGGCATCCATTTGGTATCCGGGATCATCGTGGGTCTGGTCATGGGATATTATCTCGATAAATGGCTGGGCACCAAGCCGTGGTTGCTGGTCGTTTTTCTGATTTTTGGCATCATCGCTGGGTACCGGAATATGTTTCGGGAGATGCAGCGCATTCAGCGCAAGGAGAAAGATGCTGCACGCCATTGA
- a CDS encoding ATP synthase subunit I, translating into MLHAIESMLYRWGYFVPEVRRMVALQLAVTVGALALLPLGGWGRDFCIGTVLGTLNFLALARFIQELVFLRRRAVLSLLVSFYVRLLLTGGALYGVLILWHASVAMVLMGLGTVLVNILLWGIVHFLGRTSKEA; encoded by the coding sequence ATGCTGCACGCCATTGAGTCCATGCTCTACCGGTGGGGATATTTCGTCCCGGAAGTGCGCCGGATGGTTGCCCTGCAGTTGGCAGTGACCGTGGGGGCGCTGGCACTTTTGCCCTTGGGCGGCTGGGGTCGGGATTTCTGCATCGGTACGGTGTTGGGGACGCTCAATTTTCTTGCCCTGGCACGGTTCATCCAGGAGCTGGTGTTCCTGCGCCGCAGGGCGGTACTGTCGCTGCTTGTCAGTTTTTATGTGCGTCTCCTCCTGACGGGGGGGGCGTTGTATGGTGTTCTGATCCTGTGGCATGCGTCCGTCGCCATGGTGCTCATGGGGCTTGGCACAGTGCTCGTGAATATTTTGCTTTGGGGAATTGTTCATTTTTTGGGGAGAACATCTAAGGAGGCTTGA
- the prfA gene encoding peptide chain release factor 1, with translation MLHKIESLVATFRDLERELAAPDVVADPERYKKLAKRHAELAEIVAEYEAYRAAQSQLAEAREMAKDPDPELSALAAEEVAALEAQLEQHLSRLKILLLPKDPLDEKNIILEIRAGTGGEEAALFAADLFRMYSRFAESQGWRVEVVSASETGTGGFKEIIASISGDRVYSRLKYESGAHRVQRVPATESQGRIHTSAVTVAILPEAEEVDVHIDPNDIRVDVFRSSGPGGQSVNTTDSAIRITHLPTGIVVSCQDEKSQHKNKAKALKVLRSRLLQAAQEESKRAYDETRKAQVGTGDRSERIRTYNFPQGRVTDHRINLTLYSLDQVMDGGLDPIIDALIQHYQTEALKEV, from the coding sequence ATGCTCCACAAGATCGAGTCGTTGGTCGCCACCTTCCGGGACTTGGAGCGGGAGCTCGCTGCCCCGGATGTGGTGGCCGACCCGGAGCGGTATAAAAAGCTCGCCAAGCGTCACGCGGAACTCGCAGAGATCGTTGCCGAGTACGAAGCGTATCGCGCTGCCCAAAGCCAGCTTGCCGAAGCGCGGGAGATGGCCAAAGATCCGGACCCCGAGCTTTCGGCGTTGGCGGCGGAAGAGGTGGCGGCGCTTGAGGCGCAGCTTGAGCAGCACTTGAGCCGTTTGAAAATCCTGCTTTTGCCCAAGGATCCGTTGGATGAGAAGAATATCATCCTGGAGATCCGTGCGGGCACCGGCGGCGAGGAGGCAGCGCTTTTCGCTGCAGACCTCTTTCGCATGTACAGCCGGTTTGCGGAATCCCAAGGGTGGCGCGTGGAAGTGGTGAGCGCCAGCGAGACCGGCACCGGCGGGTTCAAAGAAATCATTGCTTCCATCTCCGGGGACCGGGTGTATAGCCGCCTCAAGTATGAATCCGGCGCGCACCGGGTGCAGCGCGTTCCTGCCACGGAAAGCCAAGGGCGCATTCACACCTCGGCGGTCACGGTGGCCATTTTGCCGGAGGCCGAGGAAGTGGATGTGCATATCGATCCCAATGATATTCGGGTGGATGTCTTTCGTTCTTCCGGGCCGGGTGGACAGTCGGTGAATACCACGGATTCGGCTATTCGTATCACGCACTTGCCCACCGGCATCGTGGTGTCGTGTCAGGACGAAAAATCCCAACACAAGAACAAGGCCAAGGCCCTCAAGGTGCTCCGCTCGCGGCTGCTCCAGGCCGCTCAGGAAGAATCCAAGCGCGCCTATGACGAAACCCGCAAGGCACAGGTGGGTACCGGCGATCGGTCCGAGCGTATCCGCACCTACAACTTCCCCCAAGGCCGGGTGACCGACCACCGCATTAACCTCACTTTGTATAGCCTCGATCAAGTGATGGACGGCGGGCTCGATCCCATCATCGATGCCTTGATCCAACACTACCAGACAGAAGCCCTCAAAGAAGTCTAG
- a CDS encoding AAA family ATPase: protein MPTLPSIKHCLLGYRELGFSTNTRRVLRTWRPGQAPQPEVLFQARALRALERGTSIPDKEYNIYVAGSPGLGRTYLVERFVHERARKEPTPPDLVYVHNFTDPDRPVLLSLPAGHGRILKDMLQRAMRRLRRDLPRHFEKASYQRSQSKLLAQLASAREDLMGKMEETAGRHGFSLAIDSTGGIALTPLVEGKVLTSEEYDRLDAPRKRDIKAQSSAVLTALSDLTRQVNRCEQEFRIQEQRLETAHGASLVDRLLAPVRRKFAQHKAVLTHLDQLREDILENLDRYQGRPEHEPKTPQEPSPEAYLDSFFQRYEVNLFVDNAETQGAPVVQEINPSFANLLGCIERETEWGSLYTDFTLIRPGAIHKANGGYLILRVDDLMGHPLAWEGLLRCLRTQLSRLEDPSDHFDSLRTHSISPEPVPLRVKVILIGDDETYEILYANDERFRKLFKIKAHIQETVDRDAASIQAYAHTLDAMLRHERRRPFTKDAYAALIDHATRLAEDRTRLALAFALQREVMIEAEAVARARNVRVVDAEIIRETLRERDYRNGLYHEEFLRDYDRRIIKVRTHGREVGVANGLSVTQIGEYVMGLPHQISCTVGVGHGGIMDLEREAELGGPIHTKGMMILKSYFYNRFAQDKPIVLSGSICFEQSYAEVDGDSASGAELAALLSAISGVPIRLDLAFTGAVSQSGAIMAVGGVAAKVEGFFEVCRRHGLSGTQGVIVPRDNVDNLVLKDEVLEAIRAGGFHIYAVSCIEEAMEILTGMRAGVRCKNGRFSPGSLFAQVDERLSELARLAERTQPRRKNRRSAAARE from the coding sequence ATGCCAACACTTCCTTCGATCAAACACTGTCTTCTCGGCTACCGGGAGCTGGGTTTCTCCACCAATACCCGACGCGTGCTCCGCACGTGGCGGCCAGGCCAGGCTCCGCAGCCCGAAGTCCTCTTCCAGGCCCGGGCACTGCGCGCCTTGGAGCGGGGGACCAGTATCCCGGACAAGGAATACAATATTTACGTCGCCGGGTCTCCGGGGCTGGGACGCACCTATCTCGTAGAGCGCTTCGTGCACGAACGCGCCCGCAAGGAGCCCACGCCGCCGGACCTCGTATACGTCCATAATTTCACAGACCCGGACCGCCCCGTGCTCCTGTCGCTCCCCGCGGGCCACGGCCGCATCCTCAAGGACATGCTCCAACGGGCCATGCGCCGCCTGCGCCGCGATCTGCCGCGGCACTTCGAAAAGGCGAGCTACCAGCGCTCGCAAAGCAAGCTCCTTGCCCAACTGGCATCCGCCCGGGAAGACCTCATGGGCAAGATGGAGGAGACGGCGGGTCGCCACGGCTTTAGCCTCGCCATCGACAGCACTGGAGGCATTGCGCTGACCCCGCTGGTGGAAGGAAAGGTCCTGACCTCGGAAGAATACGACCGCCTCGATGCGCCGCGCAAAAGAGACATCAAGGCCCAAAGCAGTGCCGTGCTCACCGCCCTCTCGGACCTCACCCGCCAGGTGAACCGCTGCGAACAGGAGTTCCGTATCCAAGAACAGCGCCTGGAGACCGCCCATGGGGCAAGCCTCGTGGACCGGCTGCTGGCGCCGGTGCGCCGCAAGTTCGCGCAGCACAAGGCCGTGCTCACCCACCTCGACCAACTGCGCGAGGACATTCTGGAAAACCTCGATCGCTACCAGGGCCGACCGGAACACGAGCCCAAGACCCCGCAAGAGCCGTCGCCGGAGGCGTACCTCGACTCCTTTTTCCAGCGCTACGAAGTCAATCTTTTCGTGGACAATGCCGAGACCCAGGGTGCTCCGGTGGTGCAGGAGATCAATCCCTCCTTTGCCAATCTCCTCGGCTGCATCGAGCGCGAGACCGAATGGGGATCCCTCTACACGGACTTCACCCTCATCCGCCCCGGGGCCATCCACAAAGCAAACGGCGGTTATCTCATCTTGCGCGTGGACGACCTCATGGGCCATCCCTTGGCCTGGGAAGGTTTGCTGCGCTGCCTGCGCACCCAACTCTCCCGGCTCGAAGACCCCAGCGATCACTTCGACAGCCTGCGCACCCACAGCATCTCGCCAGAACCGGTGCCGCTGCGCGTCAAGGTCATCCTCATCGGTGACGATGAGACCTACGAGATCCTTTACGCCAATGACGAGCGCTTCCGCAAACTCTTCAAAATCAAGGCGCACATCCAAGAAACCGTGGACCGTGACGCAGCGTCCATCCAGGCCTATGCCCACACCCTCGATGCCATGCTGCGCCACGAACGGCGGCGACCATTCACCAAAGACGCCTACGCCGCCCTCATCGACCACGCCACGCGCCTGGCCGAAGACCGCACGCGCCTGGCCCTGGCCTTTGCCCTCCAGCGGGAAGTCATGATCGAGGCAGAGGCCGTGGCGCGCGCCCGCAACGTGCGCGTCGTGGATGCGGAGATCATCCGCGAGACGCTGCGCGAGCGCGACTACCGCAACGGTCTCTACCACGAAGAGTTCCTGCGCGACTACGACCGCCGCATCATCAAGGTACGCACCCACGGCCGCGAAGTGGGCGTGGCCAACGGCCTTTCCGTGACGCAAATCGGCGAATACGTCATGGGACTGCCCCACCAGATTTCCTGCACCGTGGGCGTGGGGCACGGCGGGATCATGGACCTGGAACGGGAGGCGGAGCTCGGCGGCCCCATCCACACCAAGGGGATGATGATCCTCAAAAGCTATTTCTACAATCGCTTTGCCCAGGACAAGCCCATCGTACTCTCGGGCAGCATCTGTTTTGAACAGAGCTATGCCGAAGTGGATGGCGATTCCGCCTCCGGGGCGGAGCTAGCGGCCCTGCTCTCGGCCATCTCCGGCGTCCCCATCCGCCTCGATCTCGCCTTCACCGGCGCGGTCTCGCAAAGCGGTGCCATCATGGCCGTGGGCGGGGTGGCCGCCAAGGTGGAAGGATTTTTCGAGGTCTGCCGTCGCCACGGCCTCTCCGGGACCCAGGGGGTCATCGTGCCCCGGGACAACGTGGACAACTTGGTCCTCAAGGACGAAGTACTCGAGGCCATCCGCGCAGGCGGCTTCCACATCTACGCGGTCTCCTGCATCGAAGAAGCCATGGAGATCCTCACCGGCATGCGCGCTGGCGTGCGCTGTAAAAACGGCCGATTCTCCCCTGGCTCTCTCTTTGCCCAGGTGGACGAGCGACTCTCGGAACTTGCCCGCTTGGCAGAGCGCACCCAACCACGCCGCAAAAACCGCCGGAGCGCGGC
- the atpE gene encoding ATP synthase F0 subunit C yields the protein MRKGILSLLSTVALLFVASSAFAAGADPALASNIAMATAFGMAIAAAGCGIAQGLGLKAACEGTARNPEASGKITVTMLIGLAMIESLAIYALVVNLILLFANPFVG from the coding sequence ATGCGTAAAGGTATTCTGTCTCTGCTCTCCACCGTGGCTCTCTTGTTCGTGGCCTCTTCCGCCTTCGCCGCTGGCGCGGATCCGGCTCTGGCTTCCAACATCGCTATGGCTACCGCTTTCGGTATGGCCATCGCCGCTGCCGGCTGCGGTATCGCTCAGGGCTTGGGTCTGAAGGCTGCCTGCGAAGGCACCGCCCGCAACCCCGAGGCTTCTGGTAAGATCACCGTGACCATGCTCATCGGCCTGGCCATGATCGAGTCTCTGGCCATTTACGCCCTGGTGGTGAACCTCATCCTGCTCTTCGCCAACCCCTTCGTTGGCTAA